A single region of the Malaclemys terrapin pileata isolate rMalTer1 chromosome 4, rMalTer1.hap1, whole genome shotgun sequence genome encodes:
- the LOC128837334 gene encoding uncharacterized protein LOC128837334 has product MLADGEDEEGDEEDEAVDSAHNADFPDSQDLFITLTEIPYQPSPAVTLDTESGEGSATPSATVSQPSLSSHSQRLARIRHKKKRTREDMFSELIACSRAQAAQQTQWRENLTRMHQANMDREERWRQEDQQATQTLLGLMREQTDMLRRLVDVLQERRQEDRAPLQSISNRPPPPPSPILPSPKVHRRRGGRVPANSHSTPAESSSSRRLSFPKI; this is encoded by the exons atgttagcggacggggaagatgaggaaggagatgaggaggacgaggcagtcgacagcgctcacaacgctgatttccccgacagccaggatctcttcatcacccttacagagatcccctaccaaccctccccagccgttaccctggacacagaatctggggaaggatcagcca ctccatctgcgactgtctcacaacctagcctgtcatcacactcccagaggctagcgcggattaggcataagaagaagaggacacgggaggacatgttctcggagcttatagcctgctccagagcccaggcagcacagcagacccagtggcgggagaacttgacccgaatgcaccaagccaacatggatcgggaggagaggtggcgtcaggaagaccagcaggcgactcaaaccctgcttggactaatgagggagcaaacggacatgctccggcgccttgtggatgttctgcaggaacggaggcaggaggacagagccccgctgcagtccatctctaaccgccctcccccgccaccaagtcccatactcccctcacccaaagtgcacagaaggagaggcggcagagtccctgctaactctcactccacccctgcagagagctcgagcagcagaaggctctcattccccaaaatttga